A part of Nitrospinota bacterium genomic DNA contains:
- a CDS encoding glucose-6-phosphate isomerase (catalyzes the formation of D-fructose 6-phosphate from D-glucose 6-phosphate), whose product MAGAKTLKSRLDLNFCLATFLGKEAGLTAAEWRKGLGSLERAHRVLEAERLAGLQAWRKLPADKALARRITDHASALARRFEAFVVVGIGGSALGSIMLQTALAHPFYNEDRRLRRGRPRVFVADNVDPALIGGLLDTLDLKKTCFNVITKSGATAETMATYLIIRDRLRRRVGRRWPEHIIATTDPSRGHLREAAEAEGYATYPIPPAVGGRFSVLSAVGLLPAAVAGIDITALLGGAGRAERALSAMPPRENPAYVFALACYLFDRLRGVRINVLMPYSQPLKDLADWFRQLWAESLGKAVDRRGKPVGVGLTPVRALGATDQHSQLQLYAEGPHDKLVCFVTVEEAGRDLKIPRAAGPLAGLSYLGGESLGGLLNAEARGTEAALAKAARPSMRLTIPRVDPDTVGELILFFEVATACAGALYNINPYDQPGVEASKRATYGLMGREGFAEEAEEVARLEARKLPDYVL is encoded by the coding sequence CCTTCCTGGGAAAGGAGGCGGGCCTGACGGCCGCCGAGTGGCGAAAAGGCCTTGGGAGTTTGGAGAGGGCCCATCGAGTACTAGAGGCCGAGCGGCTCGCCGGGCTCCAGGCCTGGCGGAAGCTCCCCGCCGACAAGGCCCTCGCACGCCGCATCACCGACCACGCCTCGGCCCTGGCCCGACGGTTTGAGGCCTTCGTCGTTGTAGGAATCGGAGGAAGCGCGCTAGGTAGCATCATGCTCCAGACAGCCTTGGCCCACCCCTTTTACAACGAGGACCGCCGGCTTAGGAGAGGCCGGCCCCGCGTGTTCGTGGCCGACAACGTAGACCCGGCCCTCATCGGTGGGCTACTTGATACGCTGGATTTAAAGAAGACCTGCTTCAACGTCATCACCAAGAGTGGCGCCACGGCTGAGACGATGGCCACCTACCTCATCATCCGCGACCGGCTCCGTCGGCGGGTGGGCCGCCGGTGGCCGGAGCACATCATTGCCACGACCGACCCGAGCAGGGGCCATTTGCGGGAGGCGGCCGAGGCCGAAGGCTACGCCACGTACCCCATCCCGCCGGCCGTGGGAGGGCGCTTCAGCGTGCTTTCGGCCGTGGGGCTTCTCCCTGCCGCCGTTGCGGGCATCGACATCACGGCTCTCCTGGGCGGAGCTGGACGGGCGGAGAGGGCGCTTTCCGCCATGCCGCCCAGAGAGAACCCGGCCTACGTCTTCGCCCTCGCCTGCTACCTTTTCGACCGCCTGCGGGGTGTGCGGATTAACGTGCTGATGCCCTACTCCCAGCCGCTTAAGGACCTTGCCGACTGGTTTCGGCAGCTTTGGGCCGAGAGCCTGGGAAAGGCTGTTGACCGGCGAGGCAAACCGGTCGGGGTGGGCCTCACCCCGGTTCGGGCCCTAGGGGCCACCGACCAGCATTCCCAGCTACAGCTCTACGCCGAGGGGCCACACGACAAGCTCGTCTGCTTCGTTACGGTGGAAGAGGCAGGCCGAGACCTCAAGATTCCGAGGGCGGCAGGCCCCTTGGCAGGGTTGTCCTACTTGGGCGGGGAGAGCCTCGGGGGGCTCTTGAACGCAGAGGCTCGGGGCACTGAGGCGGCCCTGGCGAAGGCGGCTCGTCCCTCTATGCGGCTCACTATTCCTCGGGTAGACCCCGACACGGTGGGCGAGCTGATCCTCTTCTTCGAGGTAGCCACCGCCTGCGCCGGGGCCCTCTACAATATCAACCCCTACGACCAGCCCGGCGTGGAGGCGAGCAAACGGGCCACTTACGGGCTGATGGGCCGAGAGGGCTTCGCCGAGGAGGCTGAGGAGGTTGCCCGCCTTGAAGCGCGCAAGCTCCCCGATTACGTTCTCTGA
- a CDS encoding radical SAM protein, translating to MFSTQVAAGYEPNYVRLYESGELERRVEEALASLEKCRVCPWDCDVNRLKDEKKVCRTGRYSKVASHFPHFGEEGCLQGWNGSGTIFFAWCNLKCVFCQNYDISQQEAGQEVTPERLAEMMLELQAMGCHNINFVTPEHVAPQVIEAFPHAIRGGLRLPIVYNTSAFDSLESLHHLDGIVDIYMPDFKYWDEETSKHYLKSPKYPATARAAVKEMYRQVGHLEFDERGLARRGLLVRHLVMPGGLDETREIMRFLADEISPHTYVNIMDQYYPAGRVVKFDRYSDINRRITSKELAEAFRFAKEAGLYRFDNGGRLRRPT from the coding sequence ATGTTCTCTACCCAGGTGGCTGCGGGCTACGAGCCAAATTACGTCCGGCTCTACGAGTCCGGCGAGCTGGAGCGGCGCGTCGAGGAGGCTTTAGCCTCTCTAGAGAAGTGCCGGGTCTGCCCGTGGGACTGTGACGTCAACCGTCTCAAGGACGAGAAGAAGGTATGTCGGACGGGCCGCTATTCAAAAGTGGCCAGCCACTTCCCTCATTTCGGTGAGGAAGGTTGCCTCCAAGGCTGGAACGGGAGCGGGACGATCTTCTTCGCCTGGTGCAACCTCAAGTGCGTCTTTTGCCAGAATTACGACATCAGCCAGCAGGAAGCCGGCCAGGAGGTGACCCCCGAGCGGTTGGCCGAAATGATGCTGGAGCTCCAGGCGATGGGGTGCCACAACATAAACTTTGTCACACCAGAGCATGTGGCGCCGCAGGTCATCGAAGCGTTTCCCCATGCGATCCGCGGCGGGCTGCGGCTCCCCATCGTCTACAACACGAGCGCCTTCGACTCCCTTGAGAGCCTCCACCACTTGGACGGCATAGTCGATATCTACATGCCCGACTTCAAGTACTGGGACGAGGAGACCTCGAAACACTACCTCAAGTCACCGAAATACCCTGCGACTGCGCGGGCGGCGGTGAAGGAGATGTACCGCCAGGTTGGGCATTTAGAGTTCGATGAGAGAGGGCTTGCCCGCCGGGGGCTGCTCGTGCGTCACTTGGTTATGCCTGGGGGGCTCGACGAGACCCGGGAGATTATGCGGTTTCTAGCCGACGAGATCTCCCCTCATACGTACGTCAACATCATGGACCAGTACTACCCGGCCGGAAGGGTGGTCAAGTTCGATAGATACAGCGATATCAACCGCCGTATCACCTCGAAGGAACTGGCCGAAGCCTTCCGATTTGCCAAAGAAGCGGGTCTCTATCGTTTCGACAATGGGGGCCGTCTTCGCCGCCCCACGTGA